ATCCTCAACCTGTTCGACAAGAAGGCGCACCTGTTCAAGAAGGGGACGAAGACCGGCGAGTACACCGAGGTCGATGTCCCCGACGAGCATCGGGCGCTGTTCGACCAGTACTACGAGCAGCTCATCGAGACGATTGCCGCGACCGACGACACTCTGCTCGAGCGCTACCTCGACGGCGGCGAGATCTCGCGCGCGGACGCGCTCAACGCGATGAAGGAGGGAATGAAGCGCGGCGAGCTGTTCCCGCTCTTCTGCTGCTCGTCCGAGCTGACATATGGGACGCAGGCGCTCCTCACCAAGATTGTCGAGCTCATGCCGTCGGCGTACGAGATGGAGGAACTACACGCGTTCGTCGGCGCCGAGGGCGACAAGACGTTGGAGATCCACGCCGACGACGACGCGCCGCTCACCGCGCTCGTGTTCAAGACAACGTCGGAGCCGCACGTGGGCGACGTGCTGTATTTCCGCACGTTCTCGGGAACGCTGCGCAACGGGCAGGACGTGTACAACGCGACGCGCGACGGCACGGAAAAGATGTCGCACCTGTGCGTGGCGCAGGGGCGCGAGCGGCTCGAGGTCCCGCTGCTGCACCCGGGCGACATCGGCTGCGTGGCGAAGCTCAAGAACACGCACACCAACGATACCCTGTCCACGCGCGAGCATCCCGTGCGGCTGCCGCAGATCGAGTTCCCGCACCCGCGCGTGTCGTTCGCGGTGCACGCGACCGCGCGCGCCGAGGAGGAGAAGCTGCAGCAGGCGCTGCACCGGATGCACGACGAGGACCCGTCCTTCGAGACGCACTACAACTCGGAGACGCACGAGACGATCGTGTCCGGCCTCGGCGAGCGGCACCTGGAAGTCAGCCTCGCCAAGCTCAAGCGGAAGTACGGCGTGAGCGCCGAGCTGACCAAGCCCAAGATCGCGTATCGCGAGACGATCATGGCGAAGTCGGAGGGCCAGGGGCGCCACAAGAAGCAGAGCGGCGGACGCGGCCAATTCGGCGACTGCTGGATACGCATGTCGCCCGCTCCGCGCGGGCGCGGCTACAACTTCGTCAACTCGGTCGTCGGCGGGTCGATCCCGTCCAAGTACATCCCCGCGGTGGACAAGGGGATCCAGGAAGCGTCGGTGCGCGGCGTGCTCGCCGGCTACCCGATGGTGGACTTCGAGGTCGAGGTGTACGACGGTTCGTATCACTCCGTGGACTCGAGCGAGCAGTCGTTCAAGATGGCGGGGATCCAGGCGTTCAACTCCGTCGCGTTCAAGTGCAAGCCGGTGCTGCTCGAGCCGCTGGACGAGATCGAGATCACGACTCCCGACGAGTACATGGGCGACGTGCTCGGCGCGATCTCGGCGCGGCGCGGCCACATCCTCGGCACGGAAGCTTCACAGGACGCCGGCTCGGTGATTCGCGCGGTGGTGCCGCAGGCCGAGCTGCACGGCTTCGCGACCGAGGTACAGTCCATGACGCACGGCTACGGCGGCTTCAGCCAGAAATTCCGCGGCTACGAGCAGATGCCCGCCGAGGCCACGCACAGCGTGATCGAGGAGGCTCGCGCGAACGGGGCCCATTCGAAGGTCCACGCGCACGCGTAGTTTCTGTGTGTACGGCGGTTCGAGGGCAAGCATCCTCTTCGCGCGCTACGCCCGCAAACCGCGCGGGCTAAGACGCGCGCTGCGAGGACGCTTGCCCTCGAGCCGCCGCCGAGCATCTCCACGTGCGCACGCCTTCGGTTCCGCCGTTCCACCCCTCCCCGCACGCGCCCTCAACCGCAGTGCGTCTGCGTGCGCGAGAAGCCGGTGATGGCTGCCCGATCTGTGTCCCCGAAGTCGCCGTCTTAGCGAAGCGTAGGCGACGCAGGGGACACAGATCCGGCAGCCTTGCGAGAAACCATGATCTATCGCGCGCTCGCGGACGCGACGATGCTGGTCCATTTCGCGTTCATTGCGTTCGTTGTGCTGGGTGGGCTGCTCGCGCTGCGCTGGCGCTGGATGCCGTGGCTGCACCTGCCGGCCGCGGTGTGGGGAGTGCTGATCGAGCTGCGCGGCTGGGCGTGCCCGCTGACGCCGTTGGAGAATCACTTCCGCCGTCTCGGCGGAGAAAGCGGTTACGCCGGCGGATTCATCGACCGATACCTCGAGCCCGTGATCTACCCGCCGGGGCTTTCGGGCTCGACGCAGCTCGTGCTGGCCGGGTTCGTCGTGCTGGTGAACGCGGTCGTGTACTGGCTCGTGTTCCGGCGGCGCGCGCGGCGCCCTTCGATATCCTGACCGGCGCGCCCTTCGATATCCTGACCGGCGCGCCCTCCAGTCACTAGTCACTAGTCACTAGTCACTAGCCACTGCCGTTGTCGCACAACCCGCGCCGCCGGATTACCATTGTGTCGTACACCCGTATATGAGGCACGCATGTCACCCCGTCTGATTCTCTCGCTCACATCGGCCGCCGCTCTGGCCGCCTGCTCCCCCTCCACGCCGGAAGCGGAACCGGCTGCTTCGGCGGTCGCCCCGCCACCCGTCTTGGCGACCACCTCCGGCTCCGACAGCACGACCCTCGTGGTCTACAAGGAGGCGACCTGCCCCTGCTGCAATGCGTGGGTCGACTACATGCGCAACAACGGCTTTCGCGTCGTGACGTACAACGTCCCGGATCTCGACGCGGTGAAGCAGAAGCACAACATCGCGAGCAACCTCCAGTCCTGTCACACGACGGAAGTAGGCGGTTACTACGTCGAAGGGCACGTGCCCGCCGATTTCGTGCGGAAGCTGTTGGCCGAGCGACCGAGCATCGCCGGGATAACGGTTCCGGGAATGCCGGTAGGGTCACCGGGAATGGAAGTCGGGCCGCCGGAGCCCTATGACATACTCAGCGTGGACAGCGCGGGCCGCACGGCGGTATTCGGCAGCAGAGGGCGGTGACTAGTGACTAGTGACTAGGAACTACCAAAAGCCAACAGCCAACAGCCAAGAGCTCCCCATGTCCTCCCGCCGTGACTTCCTCTCGAGACTCGCAGTAGCCGGAGTTGCCGCGCCGCTGTTCCGGGAGGACGCCATTCGCAAGCTGTTGCGCGCCGAGGAAGTGGCCGGCGGCCGCCTTCCCTCCGCCGTCGCCGACGACGAAGCGTACTGGGCGGAGATCCAGCGCGCTTTCGACGCCGACCGAACGATGATCAACCTCAACAACGGCGGCGTCAGCCCTACGCCCAGTCACGTGCTCGAGGCGATGATCCGCGACCTCCGCTTCAGCAACGAGCTGCCGGTGGAGCACATGTGGCGCGTGCTCGAGCCCCGCATCGAGAGCGTGCGGCGGGATCTCGCGCGCGACTTCGGCTGCGACCCCGAGGAGATGGCGATCACGCGCAACGCGTCCGAAGCGCTGGAGACGATGATCTTCGGCATCCACCTCGAGCCCGGCGACGAAGTCCTGCTGACAAATCAGAACTACGGCCGCATGATCACGAGCTGGGAGCAGCGCGCCCGGCGCGAGGGAATCGTCGTGCGGCAGATATCCTTCGACGTTCCGCCGCCGTCGATGTCCTACCTGGTGCGGCAGTTCGAGAAGGCGATCACACCGCGCACGCGCGTCATCGAGGTCACGCACATCACCAACCTCACCGGGCAGATCATGCCGGTGCGCGAGCTCGTCGAGCTCGCGCGGCCGCGCGGAATAGAAGTCTTCGTCGACGGCGCGCACGCCTACGCCCACTTTCCGTTCAAGCGCGACGACCTCGGCTGCGACTACTACGGCACGAGCCTGCACAAATGGCTGCTCGCTCCGATAGGAACCGGCTTCCTGTACGTCAAAAAGGAAAAGCAGCGCGGGCTCTGGCCGCTGATGGCGGCCGGCCCGGAGCTGGACGACAACGTCAGGAAGTACGAGGAGATCGGCACGCACCCCGCGGCCAATCACAACGCGATCTCGGCCGCGCTGGCGTTCCATCGCGGGATCGGCGCCGAGCGCAAGGCTGCGCGGCTGCGGCTGCTGCGCGACCGCTGGGCGAAGCGCCTGGCCGCGGCGAGCGACCGCGTCCACGTCCTCACGCACCTCGACGACCGCAACTCGGGCGCGATCGCGCTCTTCAACGTCGACGGAATTGAGAGCGGCGCGTTGGGGAGCTGGCTGATGGCGAAGCACCGCATCGTCACCACGCCGATCGCGCACAAGGAGTACAACGGGCTGCGCATCACCCCGAACGTGTACACCACGCTCGACGAAGTCGACACCTTCGCCGACAAGGTCCTGATCGCAATCAACAGAGGAATCTCGTGATCGGGCTGCTAACCGATCCCCATGCATGGCTGGCTTTCGCGACGCTGCTCGCGCTCGAGGTAGTGCTCGGGATAGACAACGTCGTCTTCATCGCGATTCTGGCCGGGAAGCTCCCGGCCAATCAGCAGGCGAAGGCGAGGCAGCTCGGCCTCGGGCTCGCGGCGATCACGCGCGTCATGCTGCTGTTCATGCTGGCGTGGATGATCAAGCTGACGGCCCCGCTGTTCGCGGTGCTCGGCCAGGAGATCTCGGGGCGGGATCTGATCCTGATACTCGGGGGCCTTTTTTTGATCGCGAAGAGCACGCACGAGGTGCACGACAAGCTCGAGGGAGAGGTGGGCCGCGTCTCCGCGAAGGTGGCGGCGAACTTCGTGAGCGTCATCGGTCAGATCCTGCTGCTCGACCTCGTGTTCTCGCTGGACTCGATCATTACTGCCGTCGGGTTGGTCGACGAGCTCGCGATCATGGTGGCGGCGGTCCTCGCTGCCGTGGGAGTGATGATCGCGTTCTCTGGGGTCATCTCCCGCTTCGTCGATAGGCACCCGACCATCAAGATGCTCGCGTTGAGCTTCCTGATGCTCATCGGCGTGAGTCTGGTCGCCGAAGGACTCGAGTTCCACCTGCCGAAGGGAATGATCTACTTCGCCATGGGCTTCTCGCTCTTCGTGGAGATGCTCAATCTGCGAATCCGCGGCAAGGCCGCTCCGGTGCACCTACGCGACCCATATCACGAGGCGGCGAAATGACCGTGTTCCTTTTTCTGGTGATCGGAGTGCTCGCCGGCGTACTGTCGGGGATGTTCGGGATCGGCGGCGGGATAGTGATCGTGCCCGCGCTGCTGCTCATCGCCAAGATGACTCCGCTGACGGCGACGGGAACCTCGCTCGGCGCGCTGCTGCTGCCGGTCGGCGCGCTGGGGGCGTGGGAGTACTACCGCAACGGGAACATCGACATCAGGGCGTCGCTGCTGGTCGCGCTGGGACTGTTCGCCGGCGCGTGGTTCGGGGCGAAGCTGGCGCACACGATGGGGGACGCGACGTTGAAGCGGGCGTTCGCCGTTTTTCTGGTCGTCGTCGCGGGGAGGATATGGTGGACGGCGTAGCGGAGTCCTGGTGACCCGCCGAGGGAATCCAGGCCGTTAGCAGTGAGCTATTAGCCATCAGCAATCAGCAACTGCGATTGGGACGTTCCCGGGATTTCGGGGCAAACGCATCGACACGTCCAATATGTCAGTTGCCTGAGAGCTGACAGCTAACAGCTCAAAGCTCCACGGCCTGGATTCCCCCTGGAATATTCCTGGAGCTAAAACGGTCCCGGGCTAGAGTGTCCTCAACTCCGGGTGCTTCCAGAAAGTCCATAACGCAAACAGCAGCATCACCGCCCCACCGGCCGCCAGTGTCCACTCGATCCCCACCGCCCGCGCCATCGCTCCTCCCGCGAACGACCCGATCGGCGCGAACCCGACGTACACCACGACGTACGCCGCCATGACCCTGCCCCGCAGCTCGTCGGGCACGATCGCCTGCAGGATCCCGTTCGCGAGCGCCGTCTGGAGAATCATCGAAAGTCCGGCCAACAGCACCACGAACCCGGCGACCGGCGCTTGCCTCGTCGCCGAGAGCGCGAGAATCATCAACGGGAAAGCAACCGACGCCATCGCGAACAGCCGGCCCCGTCGGACGCGTCCACCGACCGCCGCCAGAAACAGCGCGCCCGAAAGCGCGCCGATCCCCGTCACGCTCATGAGCAGCCCGTAGCCGCTCGCGCCCAGCCCGAGCGCTTCGCGCGCGAACACCGGCATCAGCGTGAGATACGGCACGCCGAAGATAGAGAATACCGACACCATCCGCATCACGACGATGATCTCCGTCGTGTTGAACATGTACGCGATCCCTTCCCTGAGTCCCGCCATCGGCGATGGGCGACCGACCGGACGCACGTACGGCGGCAGCCGCAGCATGAACAGCCCCGCCAGCACCGCCGAGAAGCTGAGCGCGTTCAGCCCGAAAGCCCACGCGAGCCCGGCACTCGCGATCACCGCCGCAGCGATGGACGGGCCGAGGATTCGCGCGAGGTTGAAAGCGCTCGTGTTCAGCGCGATCGCGTCCATCAGGTCGTCGCGCACCACGAGCTCGATGAGCAGCGCCTGGCGCGCCGGGATCTCGAAGGCGCTCACGATCCCGGCAAAAGTCGCGAGCGCGAGCAGCCACGGGATCGTGATAGTGCCGGTCAGCACGAACCACCAGAGCAGCGCCGCCTCGAGCGCGAGCAGCCCCTGACCTATCATCACCAGCCTGCGCTTGTCGTACCTGTCCGCGATCACGCCGCCGTACAGGGAGAACACGAGCACCGGGAACGACCCGGCCGCGCTCACCACGCCGACGATGAACGCGTCGTTGGACAGCTCCAGCGCGAGCCATCCCTGGGCCACGATCTGCACCCAGCTGCCGGTGAGCGAGACGGCCTGCCCGATCCAGAAAATCCTGAAATTCCGATGTGCTTTGAGAGCGCGGAACGGATTGAGGGATCGGGGCACGGGCGGAGTATACTCAGCTTTTGCCGCTCCTGGTTAGGGCAACCGGAATCCAAGAGGTGAGATGCCAGGAGTGAGATGACAGATCGCCAGATGAAGATCATCTCCCGTCTGACTTCTGTCGTCTGGCATCTCACCTCTTGGATTCCGCCAGTCTCTCGCAAGGGCTTTCCACCTGCATCCACCGCCGGCCCACCCGTATTATTGGATATGAGGTTTCACACGTATTCGAAGTTCAGTGCCGACCTCGCCGACGCTGTCGACCTCGAGGCCCTGCTCGACAAGCTGGCCGATTTCCTCCTTCAATCCGGCTTTGCCGGCGGGCCCGCGCAGCATCCGTATTGGGGCGACATCGGCGAGGACGCCGACCGCTCGCTCGGCGCGCTCAAGGAAGCGATCCTCAACGCGCTGCTGAAGGGCGGGCAGTTCACGCCCGAGATGCTCCAGGCGCTGCGCGGCGAAGGCGACGAGGAATCGCAGGCCAACCTCGCGAAGCTGCTCGACGAGCTGGTCCAGCGGCTGGCGGCGGAGGGCTACATCGCCGTTGAAGCGCCGCCGCAGATGCCGTCCGGTCACCAGCCGGTGGTCGGCAAGGGCAGCCTGTCGCACGCCGCCGCGAATTCGGTGCAGTTCAACCTTACCGACAAGGGGATCGACTTCCTCGGCTACAAGACGCTCCGCTCGATACTCGGCTCGCTGGGAAAGTCGAGCTTTGGCAGCCACGACACGCAGTACCTCGCGACGGGAGTCGAGGCCGACGGCTGGACCAAGGAGTACGAGTTCGGCGACACGCTGAACCTCGACGTCAACGAGACCCTCCTGCGCGCGCTCGGCCGCACGGGCTCGCTCGACATCCCGCTGGATCTGGATTACCGCGACCTGATGGTGCGGCAGGCCGAGTACAGGTCGTCGTGCGCCACGGTGCTGATGCTGGACACGTCGCACTCGATGATCCTGTACGGCGAGGACAGGTTCACGCCGGCCAAGAAAGTCGCGCTCGCACTCACGCACCTGATCCGGACGCAGTTCGCCGGCGACACGCTCCGGGTCGTGCTGTTTCACGATTCGGCCGAGGAGATCCCGCTGGCGAAGCTGGCCGAGGCGCAGGTCGGGCCGTACCACACCAACACCGCCGAAGGGCTCAAGCTCGCGCGCCGCATACTCATGGCGCAGAAGAAGGACATGCGGCAGATCGTCATGATCACCGACGGCAAGCCGAGCGCGCTGACGATGCCGAACGGGCAGATCTACAAGAACTCGATGGGCCTCGACGCGACGGTGATCGCCGAGACCCTGCGCGAGGTCGCGAACTGCCGGCGCTCGGGGATCATGATCAACACCTTCATGCTGGCGCGCGACCGGGCGCTGGTCGAGTTCGTCAAGCGCGTGTCGGAGATCAGCCTCGGCAAGGCTTACTTCACCAACACGATGACGCTCGGTCAGTTCATCCTGATGGACTTCCTCAAGAAGAAAACCCGCAAGGTTTCGTAGTTCGGCGAGTTTCTACTGCCGCAGCGCGTCCTTCTTGGCGCTGCGGTGCCCGCCCTTGGCCGGCGTGAGCTTCGTCTTGTACTCGCGCTCGCCGGGCCCGGTGTAGATCTGCCGCGGGCGCGCGATCTTCTGCTCCTTGTCGAGCAGCATCTCCTCCCACTGCGCCAGCCACCCCGCCGTTCGCGCGATCGCGAACAGAACCGTGAAGAACTCGGCCGGGAACGACATCGAGCGATAGATCAGCCCGGTGTAGAAATCCACGTTCGGGTACAGCTTGCGCGAGACGAAGTAGTCGTCCGACAGCGCGATCCGCTCCAGCTCGAGCGCGATCTCCAGGTCCTTGTCCACGCCGACGACCTTGAACACGTCGTCCGCGAGCTGCTTCACGATCCGCGCGCGCGGGTCGTAGCTCTTGTACACCCGGTGGCCGAAGCCCATGAGGCGCTGGCCCTTGCCGCCCTTCACTCCCTCGATGAACTCGGGGACGTTCTTCGGATGCCCGATCTCGCCGATCATCCGGAGCACGGCCTCGTTCGCGCCGCCGTGCAGCGGACCGAACAACGCGGCGATGCCGGCCGAGATCGCCGAGAACGGGTCCACGTGCGACGAGCCCACCGCGCGGACCGCGCTGGTGGAGCAATTCTGCTCGTGATCCGCGTGCAGGATGAACAGGATCTCGAGCGCCTTCACGAAAACCGGGTCCGCCTCGTACTTTGTCTCGCTCATCCGCGCGACCATGGACAGGAAGTTCTCGACGTACGAGAGATCGTTGTCCGGATACACGAACGGGAGGCCCTTGACGTGGCGGTACGAGAAAGCCGCGATCGTCGGGACCTTGGCCAGCAGGCGGATGATCGAGATGTCGCGGTGCTCGGCGTCGAAGATGTTGCGCGAATCCGGATAGAACGAGGCCAGCGCCGCGACCGCGCTGTTGAGCATCGCCATCGGGTGCGCGTCGTAGCGGAACCCCTCGAGAAACTTCCGGATGTTCTCGTGCACGTACGTGTGGTACGTGATGTCGTGTTCGAACTCGTCGTACTCCTTCTGGTCCGGCAGCTCCCCGTGGCGCAGCAGCCACGCGACCTCCAGGAAATTCGCCCGCTCGGCCAGCTGCTCGATCGGGTAACCGCGGTAGCGCAGAATTCCCCTGTCGCCGTCGATGTAGGTGATCGAGCTCCGGCACGCCGCGGTGTTCAGGAACGCCGGGTCGTAGCTCATGAGGCCGCCCCCGTCGGGGTCGCCGCTGGGGATCTTCTTCAGGTCCGTCGCGCGGATCGCGCCGTCGGTGATCGGAAGCGTGTGCTTCTCGCCGGATCTCGTGTCGGTGACGTCGAGCGTCGCGGCCGAGGCTTTCGGGGGGGCTTCTATCGTCGCAGACTTTGCCATGGTCGTTCCCATGAGATAGTTGGAGGTGTCCGTGACACCTCCCCGAAATCTAGCCGGGGTCCCGTACCGGAGCGGAACTCCGCGGGCGTACATTGATTAGAAGTGCGACTCCTTCACTCCCGATAATGCGCATCCCGAATCGTCCCCTGCTAATCCTGGCCCTGCTGCTCGTCGCCACCCGGCTGGCGGGCGCCCAGTCGCCGGCCCTCTCGTACCCGGCCGCCCCGCAGGCCGATCAGACCGACCTCCTGCACGGGGTCGCCGTAGCCGATCCGTATCGCTGGCTGGAGGACACCGATTCGCCGGTGACCCGGGCGTGGATCGTGGCGGAGAACGCGCTCACCTTCGGCTGGCTGGCGGCGATTCCCGAGCGGCCGCGCATCGCCGCGCGCCTCACCGAGCTGTGGAACTTCGCCCGGTACGGAGTCCCGTTCAAGCAGGGCGGCCGCTACTTCTGGTTCGAGAACAGCGGGCTGCAGAATCAGAGCGTGCTGTACACCCAACAGGGCCGCGGCGGCAGAGCCCGGGTTTTGCTCGACCCCAACACCCTGTCGGCCGACGGTACCGTCGCGCTGACCTCGACCGAGCCGTCCGAGAGCGGCCGGCTGCTCGCGTACGGCATCGCTCGCAGCGGGTCGGACTGGAACGAGATCCGAGTGCGGGACGTGGAGTCCGCGCGCGACCTCGCCGACACGGTGCGCTGGGTGAAGTTCTCCGGGATCTCGTGGACCAGGGACAACCGCGGCTTCTTCTACTCGCGATACGACGAGCCGGCCGGCGGGAACGCGCTGCAGAGCGTCAACAAGTTCCAGAAGATCTACTACCATCGGATCGGCACGAGCCAGTCGGCTGACGAACTGGTCTACGACCGCCCCGACCAGCCCGACTGGCGCCTCAACGGCGAGGTATCCGATGATGGTCAATACCTGATCATCTACGCGAGCGAAGGCACCGACACGCGCAACCGGCTGTACTTCAAGGACCTCGCGAGCCCGGGCCGCCCGCTGGTGAACGCGCCCGTCGTGCGGCTGATCGACAGGCTCGAAGCTTCGTACGACTTCGTGGGAAACAACGGCACCGAGTTCATCCTGCGAACGAACAGGAACGCTCCGCGCGAGCGACTCATCGCCGTAGACATCGACAATCCGCGGGAGGAGAACTGGCGCACGCTCATCCCGGAGTCGAGGGACCTTCTCCAGACCGCGGCGTTCGTCGGTGACCGGCTGGTGGCGCGCTATCTCCAGGACGCGCGGGCCTCGATTCGCTTTTATGTGCCGCCGGCGGAGATTCTGCGCGGAGGAACGGGCCGGCCCCAAGGTCCGGGAGGGACTCGCCGCGCGGGCGCCCCGGCCACTATTTCCCGCACGCGCGTCGGCAGTTACCGGTTCGAGCGCGAGCTGGAGCTCCCCGGACCGGGCATGGTCAGCTTCAGCGGAGACCGCGGTGACCGGGAGATGTTCTACTCCTTCACCTCGTACCTCTATCCCACGACCGTCTTCCGGTACGACGTGCGGTCGGGCGTAAGCGAGATCTTCCGCGAAGCGCGCGTGGACTTCGATCCGTCACTGTACGAGACGAAGCAGGTGTTCTACGAGAGCAAGGACGGGACGCGCGTCCCGATGTTCATCACCGCGCGCAAGGGCATCGCGCTCGACGGAAACAACCCCACGCTGCTGCACGGCTACGGCGGATTCAACATCCCGCAGACGCCCTCGTTCTCCATCGGCAATCTGCTCTGGCTCGAGATGGGCGGCGTGTACGCGGTCGCGAACATCCGCGGGGGCGGCGAGTACGGCCGCGAGTGGCACGATGCCGGCAAGCTCGCGAACAAGCAGAACGTGTTCGACGATTTCATCGCGGCCGCGGAATACCTGCAGCGCGAGCGGTACACTTCGCCGGCGAAGCTCGCGATATCCGGCGGATCCAACGGCGGGCTCCTCGTCGGCGCGGTCCTCAATCAGCGGCCCGAGCTGTTCGGCGCCGCCTTGCCGGCCGTGGGCGTGATGGACATGCTCCGCTTCCACAAGTTCACGATCGGCTGGGCGTGGACCTCGGACTACGGGTCGCCGGACGATGCGGAGCAGTTCCGCGTGCTGTACGCGTACTCCCCGCTGCACAACATCCGGCGGGGCGCGCGCTATCCCGCGACGCTGATCACGACGGCGGACCACGACGACCGCGTCGTCCCCGGCCACTCCTTCAAGTACGCGGCCGCGCTGCAGGCGGCACAGGGCGGGCCGGCTCCGATCCTGATCCGGATCGAGACCAAGGCGGGGCACGGCGCCGGGAAGCCGACCTCCAAGCAGATCGAAGAGGCCGCGGACCGGTTCGCGTTTCTCGTGCGATCGCTCGGCATGACTCCCCGGTTCGAGTAGCCGCGCTTGCCCGCTATCGATTCGATCCTCGGAGCCGTCCGCGTCGCGACGCTGTTCGTAGTGGCGGTGTTCGCCGTCATCTGCGTCGTGGACTGGGCCGTCCGCACGAAGCGG
This Gemmatimonadaceae bacterium DNA region includes the following protein-coding sequences:
- a CDS encoding prolyl oligopeptidase family serine peptidase, with protein sequence MRIPNRPLLILALLLVATRLAGAQSPALSYPAAPQADQTDLLHGVAVADPYRWLEDTDSPVTRAWIVAENALTFGWLAAIPERPRIAARLTELWNFARYGVPFKQGGRYFWFENSGLQNQSVLYTQQGRGGRARVLLDPNTLSADGTVALTSTEPSESGRLLAYGIARSGSDWNEIRVRDVESARDLADTVRWVKFSGISWTRDNRGFFYSRYDEPAGGNALQSVNKFQKIYYHRIGTSQSADELVYDRPDQPDWRLNGEVSDDGQYLIIYASEGTDTRNRLYFKDLASPGRPLVNAPVVRLIDRLEASYDFVGNNGTEFILRTNRNAPRERLIAVDIDNPREENWRTLIPESRDLLQTAAFVGDRLVARYLQDARASIRFYVPPAEILRGGTGRPQGPGGTRRAGAPATISRTRVGSYRFERELELPGPGMVSFSGDRGDREMFYSFTSYLYPTTVFRYDVRSGVSEIFREARVDFDPSLYETKQVFYESKDGTRVPMFITARKGIALDGNNPTLLHGYGGFNIPQTPSFSIGNLLWLEMGGVYAVANIRGGGEYGREWHDAGKLANKQNVFDDFIAAAEYLQRERYTSPAKLAISGGSNGGLLVGAVLNQRPELFGAALPAVGVMDMLRFHKFTIGWAWTSDYGSPDDAEQFRVLYAYSPLHNIRRGARYPATLITTADHDDRVVPGHSFKYAAALQAAQGGPAPILIRIETKAGHGAGKPTSKQIEEAADRFAFLVRSLGMTPRFE